A window from Armatimonadota bacterium encodes these proteins:
- a CDS encoding peptidase M16, whose translation MHPGSDWPIEPHSVEYRFLQIRSTCCIPYEPQTMRKRLLDSTYRPSSLVTPACTELPSGLRVITDTVPYARTVALGVWIECGSRHDTVAGIAHMLEHVLFRRSRRTSGMARSRRVEELGAYLNASTAKELTCYDVRGLAEHLEQLADILFELVFAPAFTPRDVEKERAIIAEEIRSYEDDPEEVVCDALDELLFGSHPLAHPIAGTLESIAQITASDLEAFHCTWYVGSRCTVIASGPVEHHALVEIVERALERWSVPSGIRPMSSPPPRRRSPQRRILAGTFQQAHCALGIRVAGAQHPDRHALAVLNILWGDSSSSRLYRRVREQRAVAYNVYSTLQLWSDCGELTVYAGTHPDRISAALDGITDEIARLGTAAPTHAEFRRAQQQLRASLVMSTESLSARMHALARMVLEEKTLEPIEAGIESIKNTTLEQIQSLAAGLSDPTQWSVVICQ comes from the coding sequence ATGCACCCAGGCAGCGATTGGCCAATTGAGCCGCACAGCGTCGAGTACCGCTTTCTGCAAATTCGCAGCACCTGCTGCATCCCTTATGAACCACAGACCATGCGCAAACGTCTCCTCGACTCGACCTATCGTCCATCGTCGCTGGTAACGCCAGCGTGTACAGAGCTTCCCTCAGGACTGCGCGTCATCACTGACACTGTACCCTATGCACGCACCGTTGCGCTAGGCGTCTGGATTGAATGCGGGAGCCGACACGATACAGTTGCCGGCATCGCGCACATGCTCGAGCACGTCCTCTTTCGCCGCTCCCGGCGGACCAGCGGGATGGCTCGCTCCCGGCGGGTCGAAGAGCTCGGCGCATACCTAAATGCTTCGACCGCGAAAGAACTAACGTGCTACGACGTCCGCGGCCTGGCAGAGCATCTTGAGCAACTTGCGGACATCCTCTTCGAGCTGGTCTTTGCGCCAGCATTCACTCCGCGCGACGTCGAAAAAGAGCGTGCCATCATCGCGGAGGAGATTCGTTCCTACGAGGATGATCCAGAGGAGGTCGTTTGCGATGCACTCGACGAGCTGCTCTTTGGCTCGCACCCACTGGCACACCCAATCGCAGGAACGCTCGAGAGCATTGCTCAGATTACGGCCAGCGATCTCGAAGCCTTCCACTGCACCTGGTACGTCGGCTCGCGCTGTACAGTCATCGCCAGTGGACCAGTCGAGCATCATGCACTGGTCGAGATCGTCGAGCGCGCACTTGAACGGTGGAGCGTACCCTCCGGCATTCGCCCAATGAGTTCCCCACCGCCCCGACGCCGTTCTCCGCAACGGCGGATTCTTGCCGGCACATTCCAACAGGCACATTGTGCGCTCGGGATCCGCGTCGCTGGTGCGCAGCATCCAGACCGTCACGCTCTTGCAGTGCTCAACATCCTCTGGGGCGATAGCAGCAGTAGCCGTCTCTACCGCCGCGTGCGCGAACAGCGTGCGGTGGCGTACAACGTTTATTCCACCCTTCAGCTCTGGAGTGATTGCGGTGAGCTAACCGTCTACGCAGGTACTCACCCGGATCGAATCTCGGCTGCGTTAGATGGAATTACCGACGAAATCGCGCGGCTTGGCACTGCTGCACCGACACACGCTGAGTTTCGTCGCGCACAGCAGCAGTTACGGGCTTCACTGGTGATGAGCACTGAAAGCCTCTCAGCACGCATGCATGCACTTGCCCGCATGGTGCTCGAAGAGAAAACGCTCGAACCGATCGAAGCGGGCATCGAGTCAATCAAGAATACAACGCTCGAACAGATCCAATCACTGGCAGCGGGGTTGAGCGACCCCACCCAGTGGTCTGTGGTCATTTGCCAGTGA
- the nnrR gene encoding transcriptional regulator: MPRSILRGHALFEEGAIAFRCGVVVSGSAKLVRISASGRESISRLLTRGKWYGLAGLLDRDRIYPATAIALEEMHTIEWSPDTLAEALLQHPSLAFALICGLIRTLHSAHERLHQVATQEVEHRLAYVLLRLATDIGTPSAEGIRIEHGLRREDIAELVGTTVYTVSRILRQWVRNGWIGVGRKTIVLYRTEPLEQLGGESLH, translated from the coding sequence ATGCCCCGTTCGATCCTGCGTGGCCACGCCCTCTTCGAGGAAGGTGCCATTGCCTTCCGTTGTGGTGTTGTTGTCAGTGGGAGTGCAAAGCTTGTTCGTATCAGCGCAAGTGGCCGAGAGTCCATTAGCCGCTTGCTTACCCGCGGGAAATGGTACGGCCTGGCTGGATTGCTCGACCGTGATCGCATCTACCCTGCTACTGCCATTGCACTCGAAGAGATGCACACAATTGAGTGGAGTCCGGACACGCTTGCTGAAGCACTCCTCCAACATCCCTCGCTGGCGTTTGCGCTGATCTGCGGACTTATTCGGACGCTCCACAGTGCACATGAACGACTCCACCAAGTCGCCACTCAAGAGGTTGAGCATCGCCTTGCGTATGTACTCCTCCGACTGGCAACAGATATTGGAACTCCAAGCGCCGAGGGTATCCGGATTGAACACGGACTCCGACGAGAAGATATCGCTGAGCTTGTTGGGACGACAGTCTATACCGTGAGCCGTATCCTCCGCCAGTGGGTCAGGAATGGATGGATTGGGGTTGGCAGAAAAACGATCGTCCTCTATCGCACCGAGCCACTCGAACAGTTAGGCGGAGAGTCGTTGCACTAA
- the acnA gene encoding aconitate hydratase yields MAFDFEMIRRVYERLPERVAAARRIVGRPMTLAEKILYAHMAELPSSPPVRGNDYVEFYPDRVAMQDATAQMALLQFMSAGIPRVAVPTTVHCDHLIRAERGAKEDLQTALIENDEVFQFLASVSKKYGIGFWKPGAGIIHQVVLENYAFPGGMMIGTDSHTPNAGGLGMVAIGVGGADAVDVMAGMPWELLMPKHIGVRLTGRMSGWTAPKDVILKLAGILTVKGGTGAIIEYFGDGCATISATGKATICNMGAEVGATTSIFPYDEAMDRYLRATGRSDVADAARPLAEYLRHDDDVERNPEKYFDRIIEIDLSTLEPHINGPFTPDRAMPISQFVKEVEKNGWPADLRVALIGSCTNSSYEDMTRVAEIAEYAAQHGLKAKCELTITPGSEQIRATMERDGILEKLEAIGATVLANACGPCIGQWKRHDVKKGDKNSIITSFNRNFSGRNDGNPDTHAFVASPETVLGFALAGDLRIDFTKQPINGSVLNPPRGEELPQRGFVPDPEGYVPPAEDGSHIEVIIRPDSQRLQKLEPFPPPRKEEFRDMVLLLKVKGKCTTDHISPAGPWLRFRGHLDNISNNMFTGATNAFNGKLNSAKNVFTGQYDEVPKVARDYKARGVSWIVVGEENYGEGSSREHAAMEPRYLGGKVILVKSFARIHETNLKKQGMLPLVFDNPADYDRIGEDDRFTLDIEQLRPGEPLEMLVRKPDGSEHRILVRHSMNEHQIEWFWAGSALNLMAQRFRSAASQ; encoded by the coding sequence ATGGCATTTGATTTCGAGATGATCCGCCGCGTTTATGAGCGACTGCCAGAGCGCGTCGCCGCAGCACGTCGCATCGTCGGCCGCCCAATGACGCTTGCCGAGAAGATACTCTACGCCCACATGGCAGAGTTGCCTTCCTCGCCTCCAGTGCGTGGGAACGACTACGTCGAGTTCTACCCCGACCGCGTCGCAATGCAGGATGCAACTGCACAGATGGCGTTGCTGCAGTTCATGAGCGCGGGTATCCCGCGGGTAGCTGTGCCGACAACAGTGCACTGCGACCACTTGATCCGCGCTGAACGCGGTGCAAAAGAGGACCTCCAAACCGCCCTCATCGAAAACGACGAGGTGTTCCAATTCCTGGCATCCGTCTCGAAAAAGTACGGCATCGGGTTCTGGAAACCGGGCGCAGGGATTATTCACCAGGTGGTGCTCGAAAACTACGCCTTCCCCGGCGGAATGATGATCGGCACCGACTCGCACACACCGAACGCGGGTGGCCTAGGCATGGTGGCAATCGGCGTCGGCGGTGCCGATGCCGTGGACGTGATGGCTGGAATGCCGTGGGAATTGCTCATGCCTAAGCATATCGGCGTACGCTTGACCGGACGCATGAGTGGATGGACTGCACCAAAGGATGTGATTCTCAAGCTGGCTGGAATTCTCACGGTCAAAGGTGGGACCGGCGCGATCATCGAGTACTTCGGTGATGGATGCGCAACCATCAGCGCGACGGGCAAAGCAACCATCTGCAACATGGGCGCTGAAGTTGGCGCGACCACTTCAATCTTCCCCTACGACGAGGCAATGGATCGCTACCTGCGCGCGACCGGCCGTTCTGACGTCGCCGATGCAGCACGCCCACTGGCGGAATACCTCCGCCACGATGACGACGTCGAACGCAATCCGGAGAAGTACTTCGACCGCATCATCGAGATTGATCTTTCGACACTCGAGCCGCACATCAACGGACCCTTCACTCCGGACCGTGCAATGCCGATCAGCCAGTTCGTCAAGGAGGTCGAGAAAAACGGCTGGCCTGCTGATCTCCGGGTCGCACTCATCGGTTCGTGCACAAACTCCTCCTACGAGGACATGACGCGCGTAGCTGAAATTGCCGAGTACGCTGCCCAACACGGCTTGAAAGCAAAGTGTGAACTGACGATTACCCCAGGCTCAGAGCAAATCCGCGCCACAATGGAGCGCGATGGCATCCTGGAAAAACTCGAAGCAATTGGTGCAACCGTCCTCGCGAACGCATGCGGCCCGTGCATCGGCCAGTGGAAGCGGCACGACGTCAAAAAAGGCGACAAGAACTCGATCATCACCTCCTTCAACCGCAACTTCAGCGGACGGAACGATGGCAACCCCGACACCCATGCATTCGTCGCCTCTCCCGAAACGGTGCTGGGTTTTGCCTTAGCGGGAGATCTGCGGATTGACTTCACCAAGCAGCCGATCAATGGTTCGGTGCTCAATCCACCGCGTGGAGAGGAACTCCCCCAGCGCGGCTTCGTCCCTGATCCAGAAGGCTACGTGCCCCCTGCCGAAGATGGTTCGCACATCGAAGTCATCATCCGACCAGATTCGCAGCGGCTGCAGAAACTCGAACCCTTCCCACCGCCGCGGAAAGAAGAGTTCCGCGATATGGTACTCCTGCTCAAGGTCAAGGGGAAATGCACAACCGATCACATCTCACCGGCGGGTCCGTGGCTTCGCTTCCGCGGACATTTGGACAACATCTCCAACAACATGTTCACCGGCGCAACCAATGCCTTCAATGGCAAGCTCAACTCAGCAAAGAACGTGTTCACCGGCCAGTACGACGAAGTGCCGAAGGTTGCACGGGATTACAAGGCACGCGGGGTGTCGTGGATCGTTGTCGGCGAAGAAAACTACGGCGAAGGTTCATCGCGTGAGCACGCCGCGATGGAACCGCGGTACTTGGGCGGGAAGGTCATCTTGGTCAAATCGTTCGCCCGCATTCACGAGACGAACCTCAAAAAGCAAGGGATGCTGCCGCTGGTATTCGACAACCCTGCTGATTACGACCGCATCGGCGAAGATGATCGCTTTACGCTCGACATCGAGCAACTTCGACCAGGCGAGCCGCTCGAAATGCTCGTTCGCAAACCCGATGGAAGCGAGCATCGCATTCTCGTGCGGCATTCGATGAATGAGCACCAAATCGAGTGGTTCTGGGCGGGCAGCGCACTCAACCTGATGGCACAGCGCTTCCGTTCAGCGGCATCGCAGTAG
- a CDS encoding ABC transporter permease → MLGFIAWVGRVTLAFFEQLGSILVLLWRIVRYIPRAGRDRHLVVAQMALVGADSLPLVMLVGSFTGAIAALQATNLFAKFNLIGIARPYIGGSIATVVFTELTPVLTALVIAGRVGGAIAAQIGTMAVSEQLDALEMMAIDRNRYLGMPRVLAALTMMPVLAVFSNVVALVGAYVLTALKFEFSAAMFFDSIVRFFRTGEVIIGLVKSFVFGGTTALIGCWVGMQTSGGAEGVGSSTVRAFTISAAAILVLDALFGYIV, encoded by the coding sequence ATGCTTGGTTTCATCGCGTGGGTTGGCCGCGTAACGCTTGCCTTCTTCGAGCAGCTCGGCAGCATTCTTGTGCTCCTGTGGCGTATTGTACGCTACATCCCGCGTGCAGGGCGCGATCGGCACTTGGTTGTTGCGCAGATGGCGCTCGTTGGTGCGGATTCACTGCCGCTCGTGATGCTCGTCGGCTCATTCACCGGTGCAATCGCTGCACTGCAGGCGACGAACCTCTTTGCGAAGTTCAACCTCATTGGGATTGCGCGGCCGTACATCGGTGGTTCGATTGCAACGGTTGTGTTCACCGAGCTTACGCCCGTGCTGACCGCGCTGGTGATTGCTGGGCGCGTTGGTGGTGCGATTGCAGCGCAGATCGGGACGATGGCTGTTTCTGAGCAACTGGATGCTCTCGAGATGATGGCAATCGACCGGAACCGCTACCTGGGGATGCCGCGCGTGCTGGCAGCACTGACGATGATGCCGGTGCTGGCGGTGTTTTCGAACGTTGTGGCTCTGGTTGGAGCCTACGTGCTAACGGCGCTCAAGTTCGAGTTTTCGGCTGCGATGTTCTTCGATTCGATCGTGCGGTTTTTCCGCACCGGTGAGGTTATCATCGGTCTTGTCAAATCGTTTGTGTTCGGGGGAACAACGGCACTGATTGGATGCTGGGTTGGCATGCAGACAAGCGGTGGTGCGGAAGGGGTTGGCTCGAGCACAGTGCGCGCGTTTACGATTTCCGCGGCAGCAATTCTGGTGCTCGACGCGTTGTTTGGCTACATCGTCTAA